Proteins encoded within one genomic window of Besnoitia besnoiti strain Bb-Ger1 chromosome II, whole genome shotgun sequence:
- a CDS encoding hypothetical protein (encoded by transcript BESB_040080), with protein sequence MATTACRAAHPSASRLPHCLSCECCPGRGPARVGDSTAVEDRDREAEADDCVPSIWATLLAAEEEEWEGGDDPVAQLKRGKAFTGRAKGLLCPSQRCRTWLDLKIWFGLEDRDLSKPEFDAAFIPVRKDGIGLFEHFVEIGTKTLETIAEMFFFHHYSVYEAQGWTQASTFPAVNREKSEIVAPVPPPIPPDLAFHVPAHVPQLLYTQKHAERACSPTSLYRFGVAYLAGAQGLTTRTSVVEYVRACIGYACCCSDHCSKSLYVWGPNLVEHIYWTQRVLSGSTREESALLHDLYEYFGYTGPTLSRKILRALGGTEDATITAAPPGERVLRVYLQEYFEQLARDSGVPCENQMSWAARELEHFLESPALALFASVVLSLAPYVADGNKDGVLQETSDVPPSTSYVSTFLTLLSLCWRGEQEERARVWMNALVKRLRQLQLIADVVRQDEQNQKDRRRRTHAFDLRRMDYVKDGLLGKYLIWSKAFEEAEANRQAARIAAEADGRRLKPTPEALALFARAPASCGGSPGCALLERALAAFEGRRVSGAPGDAAPAARIGAFPHSYGMPDARGVWAIRDKSGKLHYEMLLVGAAPLPTVASRKAQLGGTDVGEAGGGGGAKLRQWRRGRRGATGSS encoded by the exons ATGGCGACGACGGCCTGCAGGGCCGCGCAcccgtcggcgtcgcggctccCGCACTGCCTCTCGTGCGAGTGCTGCCCAGGGcgggggcctgcgcgcgtggGGGACTCGACTGCGGTCGAAGATCGCGACCGCGAagccgaggcagacgactGCGTGCCCTCCATCTGGGCGAcgcttctcgctgcagaggaggaggagtgggagggcggcgacgaccctgtcgcgcagctgaagcgcggAAAGGCCTTCACGGGGCGCGCCAAGGGCCTCCTCTGTCCCTCGCAGCGCTGCCGCACCTGGCTCGACTTGAAAATTTGGTTCGGCCTCGAGGACAGGGACCTCTCCAAGCCCGAGTTCGACGCTGCTTTCATCCCCGTCAGGAAAGACGGCATTGG GTTGTTTGAGCACTTTGTGGAGATCGGCACGAAGACGTTGGAGACGATCGCAGAGATGTTTTTCTTCCACCACTACAGCGTGTACGAGGCGCAGGGGTGGACGCAGGCCTCGACGTTTCCCGCGGTCAACAGAGAGAAGTCGGAGATCGTCGCTCCAGTCCCGCCGCCGATTCCGCCAGACCTCGCCTTCCATGTCCCCGCGCAtgtgccgcagctgctctaCACACAGAAacacgccgagcgcgcctgctcgccaACCAGTCTCTACCGATTCGGCGTCGCAtacctcgcgggcgcgcagggTCTCACGACGCGAACCTCCGTCGTCGAGTACgtccgcgcatgcatcggctacgcctgctgctgctctgaCCACTGCAGCAAAAGTCTCTACGTCTGGGGACCCAACCTCGTCGAGCACATCTACTGGACGCAGAG AGTCCTAAGCGGCAGCAcacgagaggagagcgcctTGCTCCACGACCTTTACGAGTACTTCGGCTACACAG GGCCGACTCTGAGCAGAAAGATCTTGCGGGCGCTCGGCGGCACCGAAGACGCGACCATCaccgcggctccgccgggCGAGCGTGTCCTTCGGGTGTACCTTCAGGAGTATTTTGAGCAGCTTGCGCGC GATAGCGGCGTCCCTTGCGAGAACCAGATGAGCTGGGCAGCGCGCGAGCTTGAGCACTTCCTTGAGAGCCCGGCGCTTgctctcttcgcgtctgTCGTCTTGTCGCTCGCTCCTTACGTCGCCGATGGGAACAAGGACGGAGTTCTTCAGGAAACCAGCGACGTTCCGCCTTCCACGTCTTACGTATCGACTTTCTT GACTCTCCTGAGTTTGTGCTGGAGGGGCGAAcaggaggagagagcgcgcgtGTGGATGAATGCCTTAGTGAAGCGGCTCCGCCAG CTCCAGCTGATAGCCGATGTGGTTAGACAAGACGAACAGAACCAGAAGGACCGCCGGCGAAGAACTCACGCCTTCGATTTGCGGCGAATGGACTACGTCAAAGACGGTCTTCTGGGGAAGTACCTCATCTGGTCAAAGGCATttgaagaagcggaggcaaaccggcaggccgcgcggatCGCGG cggaggccgacGGTCGGCGGCTGAAGCCAACGCCTGAGGCGCttgcgctcttcgcgcgggcgcctgcctcttgcGGCGGCTCCCCGGGGTGTGCGCTTCTGgagcgcgcgctggcggccttcGAGGGGCGACGGgtctctggcgcgccgggcgacgcggcgccggcggctcgcATCGGCGCGTTTCCGCACTCCTACGGGATGCCCGACGCGAGGGGCGTCTGGGCGATTCGCGACAAGTCTGGCAAGCTGCACTACGAGATGCTGCTGGTcggagccgcgccgctgcccacTGTGGCCTCTCGGAAGGCGCAGTTGGGCGGCACGGACGTGGGCGaagcagggggggggggcggcgccaagCTGCGTCagtggcgccgcgggaggagaggagcgaCCGGCTCGAGCTGA
- a CDS encoding putative GTP binding protein 7 isoform 2 family protein (encoded by transcript BESB_040090) — protein sequence MASRNRVGLWRRPTGPASTDVLYPASAPASSSSSSAGGGAWNFSPSAQSLSPWQAGPGDLDGGLGPRPLEQFGGAAQESGALGDGVSGVYTPHGRRAEECLFPDFVPRTEFNLDRSLAWFPPHMNKATVTIEKRLKHVDCVLEVRDARAPLTSGNAFLTDRLARTGVKRLVILNKADLVSKRDGLRAQAILENAGLPCLLTCAPELKRVSKIVDFALENVRPKFKTIGVWALLMGLPNTGKSSLLNAMKRLALNASRYGSPSSKLVEGVKRTRAKQGKLPGLTREVSAFQISNKPRLYCYDTPGIMLPKMKDAEVNLKLAALGCIEDHKAGEMYVADYILYHLNRMRCFSYVDVLGLSSPSNDIQEVAAHIFDVAYALKTNRRRVPPAPDLLSGCRFFTEMFRGGKFGFFCLDHLPAPQGLDGEPRSRSEPPGPWGPCSAGAPVPGLL from the exons ATGGCGTCGCGGAACCGCGTCGGGCTCTGGCGGCGGCCTACCGGTCCTGCTTCAACCGACGTCCTGTaccccgcctccgctcccgcctcttcttcctcctcttcggccgGCGGGGGCGCGTGGAActtttcgccttctgcgcagtCTCTGAGTCCGTGGCAAGCCGGCCCGGGCGACCTCGACGGCGGGCTAGGCCCGAGGCCTCTGGAGCAGtttggcggcgccgcgcaggagagcggggcgctcggcgacggcgtgtcGGGTGTCTATACACCCCACGGCCGGCGTGCGGAGGAGTGCCTCTTTCCCGACTTCGTGCCCCGAACGGAGTTCAACCTCGACCGATCTCTCGCGTGGTTTCCGCCGCACATGAACAAGGCGACGGTCACGATTGAAAAGCGTCTCAAGCACGTGGATTGCGTCCTCGAG gtccgcgacgcgcgtgcgccgctgaCCAGCGGGAACGCCTTCCTGACCGACAGACTCGCGCGAACCGGAGTGAAGCGGCTAGTGATTCTCAACAAGGCTGACCTCGTCTCGAAGCGCGACGGCTTG CGCGCCCAGGCGATTCTTGAAAACGCAGGCCTGCCG TGTCTCCTGACCTGCGCGCCTGAGCTGAAGCGCGTGTCGAAAATCGTCGATTTCGCGCTCGAGAACGTGCGGCCCAAGTTCAAAACGATCGGCGTCTGGGCGCTTCTCATGGGCTTGCCCAACACTGGCAAGTCTTCGCTCTTGAACGCCATGAAGCGGCTAGCTCTAAAC GCTTCGCGCTACGGCAGCCCCAGCAGCAAGCTCGTCGAGGGCGTCA AGCGAACGCGCGCGAAACAAGGGAAACTACCTGGCCTCACGCGAGAAGTCTCCGCCTTCCAAATCTCCAACAAGCCGCGGCTCTACTGTTACGACACCCCCGGGATCATGCTACCCAA AATGAAGGACGCCGAAGTGAATCTGAAGCTGGCGGCTTTGGGCTGCATTGAAGATCATAAGGCAGGGGAGATGTACGTTGCCGATTATATTCTGTACCACCTCAACCGCATGCGCTGCTTTTCCTACGTCGATGTGCTTGGCCTTTCGAGCCCTAGCAATGACATTCAGGAG GTCGCTGCTCACATTTTCGACGTGGCGTACGCCCTCAAGACGAACCGCAGGCGCGTGCCCCCGGCTCCGGACCTcctcagcggctgccgcttcttCACCGAGATGTTCCGGGGCGGCAAATTTGGATTTTTCTGTCTCGACCATCTCCCGGCGCCCCAGGGGCTtgacggcgagccgcgctcACGGAG cgaGCCACCGGGGCCGTGGGGTCCGTGCAGTGCGGGCGCTCCGGTGCCAGGTCTGCTTTAA
- a CDS encoding histone arginine methyltransferase PRMT1 (encoded by transcript BESB_040100), producing the protein MDGEGSSGVNGRVVVPTGGARRNQHQGNSGSRPAPACLTATVLPCDDATKAEFAQDWKDLEQEDLSSADYYFNSYAHFGIHEEMIKDSVRTGCYQRAICQNAHLFANKVVLDVGSGTGILCLFAAKAGAKHVYGIECSEIVNIARKIVKENDLEDRITFIQGKAEEVTLPVDKVDIIISEWMGYFLLYESMLDTVLYCRDKWLRSGGLVFPDTAALYIAAIEDADYKEEKIGYWGNVYGFNFSCVRRCVMEEPIVDTVDENAVATTSCCVLKLDLATCTKEDLDFCAPYQITLRRKDFLHAFIAWFDVCFSQCHKPVVLSTGPHSRYTHWKQTVFYMEDVLVADAGDKVEGMIAVKKSRKNPRDLDIKISYAFNPKHSTKALENTQFYRLR; encoded by the exons AtggacggcgaaggcagcagtGGCGTCAACGGGCGGGTCGTCGTACCTACCGgtggcgcgcggaggaaccAGCACCAGGGGAACAGCGGATCGCGACCAGCGCCTGCCTGCCTCACGGCGACCGTTCTGCCTTGCGACGATGCTACGAAGGCCGAGTTCGCGCAGGACTGGAAGGACCTCGAGCAGGAGGACCTCTCGTCTGCGGACTACTACTTCAACTCCTACGCCCACTTTGGTATCCACGAGGAAATGATTAAAGACTCCGTCCGCACAG GGTGTTACCAGCGCGCGATCTGCCAGAACGCGCACTTGTTTGCGAACAAGGTGGTTTTGGACGTGGGCAGTGGGACGGGGATTCTCTGTTTGtttgcggcgaaggcgggcgcgaaACACGTGTACGGGATCGAGTGCAGCGAGATTGTAAACATCGCGCGGAAGATCGTGAAGGAGAACGACTTGGAGGACCGTATCACCTTCATTCAGGGCAAAGCCGAGGAAGTCACGCTGCCAGTCGACAAAGTCGACATCATCATCAGCGAGTGGATGGGCTACTTCCTCCTCTACGAAAGCATGCTGGACACTGTTCTCTACTGCCGCGACAAGTGGCTGCGCTCCGGCGGCCTCGTTTTTCCCGACACCGCTGCGCTGTACATCGCCGCCATTGAAGACGCAGACTACAAG GAGGAGAAAATCGGCTACTGGGGTAACGTCTACGGCTTCAACTTCTCGtgcgtgcgccgctgcgtcatGGAGGAGCCCATCGTGGACACCGTCGACGAGAACGCGGTCGCGACGACTTCCTGTTGCGTCTTG AAACTCGACTTGGCGACTTGCACGAAGGAGGATCTGGACTTCTGTGCGCCTTATCAAATCACCTTGAGACGCAAGGATTTCCTGCATGCCTTC atTGCGTGGTTTGACGTCTGCTTCTCTCAGTGCCACAAGCCCGTCGTGTTGAGCACAGGCCCGCACTCGCGCTACACGCACTGGAAGCAGACTGTGTTTTACATGGAGGACGTGTTGGTGGCGGACGCTGGCGACAAAGTCGAGGGTATGATTGCTGTCAAGAAGAGCCGCAAGAATCCGCGCGACCTGGATATCAAGATTTCTTACGCTTTCAACCCCAAGCACTCGACCAAGGCGCTCGAAAACACGCAGTTCTACAGGCTGCGATGA
- a CDS encoding hypothetical protein (encoded by transcript BESB_040110) has protein sequence MESQDASQDRGASERGGRGDRGALPPREACLAFVQHLLFFRVMRWHDAEALQRQLHVAFALGEPQPLNEFVADVAEVLHPTGLRIRKIFCDGSDADNAYVVLRSEAEEELPENVSLLRVFTRLSRRFSPAHVQVFEAVATHLLRTRRPMSLLKWTRVCQTKNASPAPVLRTLLDLQLLQIETDAAQVELSQPRLVLGPWCYADKLRSLEAFISEDEWGDLACTRCRLPAVFNAFRCGASTCKAQFHKECLLRRPPQPSPLREEARETGGALAKTETPGDGDSDAAEAESCAERRAGCSSRRKGGEDSSATAEALPDVCPTCKGPWRHVRVVGETGEGTDPRPNEAEGAEGEYREVDGSKGDGGGGGSGGGAGSAKSEERPTRGRRGAREDEDEEF, from the exons ATGGAGAGTCAGGACGCCTCTCAGGACCGTGGGGCCTCGGagcgtggaggccgcggcgaccgcggcgcgctgcctccgcgtgaGGCGTGTCTGGCTTTCGTCCAGCATCTCCTTTTCTTCAGA GTGATGAGGTGGCatgacgccgaggcgctccaGAGGCAGCTTCACGTGGCGTTCGCCTTGGGCGAGCCTCAGCCGCTGAACGAGTTTGTCGCCGACGTTGCGGAGGTGCTGCATCCCACTGGACTGCGGATTCGC AAAATCTtctgcgacggcagcgacgcagacaacGCGTATGTGGttctccgcagcgaggctgAAGAGGAGCTCCCCGAGAACGTCTCGCTCTTGCGCGTCTTCACTCGTCTCTCGAGGCGATTCTCGCCTGCACATGTGCAGGTTTTCGAAG CGGTGGCTACGCATCTCCTGCGGACGC GACGGCCGATGTCGCTTCTTAAGTGGACGCGAGTTTGCCAGACGAAGAACGCAAGTCCTGCGCCTGTGC TGCGCACTCTTCTCGACCTTCAGTTGCTGCAGATCGAgaccgacgccgcgcaggtgGAGCTCTCCCAGCCCCGTCTGGTTCTAGGCCCATGGTGTTATGCG GACAAGCTTCGTTCCCTTGAAGCATTCATCTCCGAAGACGAATGGGGCGACCTCGCCTGCacccgctgtcgcctgccgGCCGTTTTCAAC GCCTTTCGCTGCGGGGCGTCGACCTGCAAGGCGCAGTTCCACAAAGAGTGTCTcttgcgtcgcccgccgcagccctcgCCCTTGCGTGAAGAGGCTCGCGAGACCGGCGGGGCGCTCGCCAAGACAGAGAcgccaggcgacggcgacagtgacgcggcggaggcggaatcATGTGCAGAGAGACGGGCAGGTTGCTCCTCCCGCAGGAAAGGTGGAGAGGACTCGAGCgcgaccgcagaggcgcttccAGACGTCTGTCCGACGTGCAAGGGGCCGTGGCGCCATgtgcgcgtcgtcggggagacaggcgagggGACTGACCCGCGGCCGAAcgaagcggagggcgccgagggcgagtaCCGAGAAGTGGACGGCTCAAAAGGAGATGGTGGAGGCGggggaagcggcggaggggcgggcTCAGCGAAAAGTGAGGAAAGGCCAACAAGAGGCAGGAGAGGCGCAcgggaagacgaagacgaggagttTTAA